A genomic region of Miscanthus floridulus cultivar M001 chromosome 3, ASM1932011v1, whole genome shotgun sequence contains the following coding sequences:
- the LOC136542584 gene encoding COBRA-like protein 1, which translates to MHVCIPGRHGAPARPPARNLTSPSPSHELGDQPETTGGERERKAASLSDPPTHPRSELWLLHSIPFLSRIADKTEESDRGAAPARWFLIDLCRPDRAMATPRPAAPLPVCFASSVALLLVVAFSSLMRSSDAYDPLDPNGNITIKWDVIQWTSDGYVAVVSLYNYQQYRHIQAPGWKLGWVWAKKEIIWAMTGGQATEQGDCSKFKANIPHCCRKDPEVVDLLPGTPYNMQIANCCKGGVLTSWAQDPNNAVASFQVSVGQAGTTNRTVKVPKNFTLKAPGPGYTCGTAKLVKPTKFISQDGRRSTQAHMTWNVTCTYSQFLAQRSPSCCVSLSSFYNDTIVNCPTCSCGCQNNSTAPGSCVEGNSPYLASVVNDPNQNSLAPLVQCTSHMCPIRVHWHVKVNYKEYWRVKITVTNFNYLMNYSQWNLVAQHPNFDNLTTIFSFNYKPLNPYGVINDTAMLWGIKYYNDLLMTAGPDGNVQSELLFRKEPSTFTFHKGWAFPRRVYFNGDNCVMPPPDAYPWLPNASPRLSASLLLPVVAALPAFAILLMTHA; encoded by the exons ATGCATGTCTGCATCCCCGGCAGACACGGCGCGCCGGCCCGCCCGCCCGCCAGAAACCTCACGTCGCCATCTCCATCGCATGAACTAGGTGACCAGCCAGAAACCacaggaggagagagagagaggaaagctGCTTCTCTCTCTGACCCGCCCACTCATCCTCGGTCCGAGCTTTGGCTGTTGCATTCCATCCCATTCCTTTCGCGCATAGCGGACAAGACTGAAGAGAGTGATCGGGGGGCTGCGCCTGCGCGCTGGTTCCTTATCGACCTCTGCCGGCCCGATCGAGCCATGGCGACACCGCGACCGGCGGCGCCCCTGCCCGTGTGCTTCGCCTCCTCCGTCGCGCTGCTGCTCGTCGTCGCCTTCTCCTCTCTAATGCGTTCGTCAG ATGCATACGATCCACTCGATCCGAATGGGAACATAACAATCAAGTGGGATGTAATACAGTGGACTTCAGATGGATATGTG GCTGTTGTTTCACTATACAATTACCAGCAGTACCGCCACATTCAGGCGCCGGGCTGGAAACTAGGTTGGGTATGGGCAAAGAAGGAGATAATATGGGCGATGACTGGTGGCCAGGCCACCGAACAAGGCGATTGCTCCAAATTCAAAGCCAACATCCCCCATTGCTGCAGAAAGGACCCTGAGGTTGTGGACTTGCTGCCTGGGACTCCCTACAACATGCAGATTGCCAACTGCTGCAAGGGAGGAGTCCTCACCTCATGGGCACAGGACCCTAACAATGCCGTGGCATCGTTCCAAGTCAGTGTTGGACAGGCTGGGACTACCAACAGAACCGTCAAAGTGCCCAAGAATTTCACTCTCAAGGCACCTGGTCCCGGGTACACCTGTGGAACTGCAAAACTAGTGAAACCTACCAAGTTCATATCTCAGGATGGGAGGAGATCAACTCAAGCGCACA TGACATGGAATGTGACATGTACCTACTCACAGTTCCTTGCTCAAAGATCTCCAAGCTGCTGTGTGTCGCTCTCATCGTTTTACAACGACACCATTGTCAACTGCCCAACATGCTCCTGTGGCTGCCAGAACAACAGCACTGCACCAGGAAGCTGTGTAGA gGGCAATTCACCTTACCTGGCTTCTGTCGTGAACGATCCTAATCAGAACAGCTTGGCGCCTCTAGTCCAATGCACTTCACACATGTGCCCAATAAGAGTGCATTGGCATGTCAAGGTTAACTACAAGGAGTACTGGAGGGTAAAGATCACGGTGACAAACTTCAATTACCTGATGAACTACTCGCAATGGAACCTTGTTGCGCAGCACCCCAATTTCGACAATCTGACCACCATTTTCAGCTTCAACTACAAACCTCTGAACCCCTATGGAGTGATAA ACGACACGGCCATGTTATGGGGCATCAAGTACTACAACGATTTGCTGATGACGGCCGGGCCAGACGGGAATGTTCAGTCTGAGCTTCTGTTCCGGAAGGAGCCATCCACGTTCACCTTCCACAAAGGCTGGGCTTTCCCGAGACGAGTCTACTTCAACGGAGACAACTGCGTGATGCCGCCGCCGGACGCCTACCCGTGGCTGCCCAACGCCTCTCCGCGGCTGTCGGCTTCGCTTCTCCTCCCAGTCGTTGCAGCTTTGCCAGCATTTGCAATCCTCCTGATGACCCATGCGTAG
- the LOC136542585 gene encoding COBRA-like protein 6 isoform X2, protein MAPRCSVLVLALAAALSVAVAYDPLDPNGNITIKWDIMSWTPDGYVAVVTINNFQMYRQIMAPGWTVGWTWAKREVIWSMVGAQATEQGDCSRFKANIPHCCKRTPTIVDLLPGVPYNQQIANCCRGGVISAYGQDPAAAVAVFQVSVGQAGTTNRTVKVPKNFTLHGPGPGYTCGPAKIVPSTVFLTPDGRRKTQALMTWNVTCTYSQHLASKYPSCCVSFSSFYNDTIVPCAKCACGCEHKTCVQGDSKRLAVTGKHEHEHAHAAAARGHRDKEAPLLQCTTHMCPVRVHWHVKLNYKEYWRAKIAITNFNYHMNYTQWTLVAQHPNLDNITEVFSFDYKPVVAYGSINDTAMFYGLKYFNDHLMQAGPYGNVQSEVLMRKDASTFTFRQGWAFPRKVYFNGDECQMPPPDAYPYLPNSALPAAAASSLGAAVAAVVVLLVMIVA, encoded by the exons ATGGCGCCCCGCTGCTCCGTACTGGTCCTGGCCCTCGCCGCCGCGCTCTCCGTCGCAG tgGCTTACGACCCGTTGGACCCGAACGGGAACATTACCATCAAATGGGACATCATGTCATGGACGCCTGACGGCTATGTC GCGGTGGTGACCATCAACAACTTCCAGATGTACCGGCAGATCATGGCGCCGGGGTGGACGGTGGGGTGGACGTGGGCGAAGCGGGAGGTGATCTGGTCCATGGTGGGCGCGCAGGCCACGGAGCAGGGCGACTGCTCCCGCTTCAAGGCCAACATCCCGCACTGCTGCAAGCGCACCCCGACCATCGTCGACCTGCTCCCCGGCGTGCCCTACAACCAGCAGATCGCCAACTGCTGCCGCGGCGGCGTCATCAGCGCCTACGGCCAGGAcccggccgccgccgtcgccgtgttCCAGGTCAGCGTCGGCCAGGCCGGCACCACCAACCGCACCGTCAAGGTGCCCAAGAACTTCACGCTGCATGGGCCAGGGCCAGGGTACACCTGCGGCCCCGCCAAGATCGTCCCTTCCACCGTCTTCCTCACGCCCGACGGCCGGCGCAAGACACAAGCCCTCA TGACGTGGAACGTGACGTGCACCTACTCGCAGCACCTTGCGTCCAAGTACCCGTCCTGTtgcgtctccttctcctccttctaCAACGACACCATCGTGCCCTGCGCCAAATGCGCCTGCGGCTGCGAGCACAAGACCTGCGTCCA GGGCGACTCGAAGCGGCTGGCGGTGACGGGGaagcacgagcacgagcacgcGCACGCGGCGGCGGCCCGCGGGCACAGGGATAAGGAGGCGCCGCTGCTGCAGTGCACGACGCACATGTGCCCCGTTCGCGTGCACTGGCACGTCAAGCTCAACTACAAGGAGTACTGGCGCGCCAAGATCGCCATCACCAACTTCAACTACCACATGAACTACACGCAGTGGACGCTCGTCGCGCAGCACCCCAACCTCGACAACATCACCGAGGTCTTCAGCTTCGACTACAAGCCTGTCGTCGCCTACGGATCCATCA ATGACACGGCGATGTTCTACGGGCTCAAGTACTTCAACGACCACCTGATGCAGGCGGGGCCGTACGGGAACGTGCAGTCGGAGGTGCTGATGCGCAAGGACGCTAGCACCTTCACCTTCAGGCAGGGCTGGGCGTTCCCGCGCAAGGTCTACTTCAACGGCGACGAGTGCCAGATGCCGCCGCCGGACGCCTACCCCTACTTGCCCAACTCAGCCCTGCCGGCAGCCGCGGCGTCGTCGCTGGGCGCTGCGGTAGCGGCCGTCGTGGTGCTCTTGGTGATGATCGTGGCTTGA
- the LOC136542585 gene encoding COBRA-like protein 6 isoform X1, translating to MAPRCSVLVLALAAALSVAVAYDPLDPNGNITIKWDIMSWTPDGYVAVVTINNFQMYRQIMAPGWTVGWTWAKREVIWSMVGAQATEQGDCSRFKANIPHCCKRTPTIVDLLPGVPYNQQIANCCRGGVISAYGQDPAAAVAVFQVSVGQAGTTNRTVKVPKNFTLHGPGPGYTCGPAKIVPSTVFLTPDGRRKTQALMTWNVTCTYSQHLASKYPSCCVSFSSFYNDTIVPCAKCACGCEHKTCVQYVSIAHRSPALRGRKQPVTAASPSSVLALTTCVACVCMGRGDSKRLAVTGKHEHEHAHAAAARGHRDKEAPLLQCTTHMCPVRVHWHVKLNYKEYWRAKIAITNFNYHMNYTQWTLVAQHPNLDNITEVFSFDYKPVVAYGSINDTAMFYGLKYFNDHLMQAGPYGNVQSEVLMRKDASTFTFRQGWAFPRKVYFNGDECQMPPPDAYPYLPNSALPAAAASSLGAAVAAVVVLLVMIVA from the exons ATGGCGCCCCGCTGCTCCGTACTGGTCCTGGCCCTCGCCGCCGCGCTCTCCGTCGCAG tgGCTTACGACCCGTTGGACCCGAACGGGAACATTACCATCAAATGGGACATCATGTCATGGACGCCTGACGGCTATGTC GCGGTGGTGACCATCAACAACTTCCAGATGTACCGGCAGATCATGGCGCCGGGGTGGACGGTGGGGTGGACGTGGGCGAAGCGGGAGGTGATCTGGTCCATGGTGGGCGCGCAGGCCACGGAGCAGGGCGACTGCTCCCGCTTCAAGGCCAACATCCCGCACTGCTGCAAGCGCACCCCGACCATCGTCGACCTGCTCCCCGGCGTGCCCTACAACCAGCAGATCGCCAACTGCTGCCGCGGCGGCGTCATCAGCGCCTACGGCCAGGAcccggccgccgccgtcgccgtgttCCAGGTCAGCGTCGGCCAGGCCGGCACCACCAACCGCACCGTCAAGGTGCCCAAGAACTTCACGCTGCATGGGCCAGGGCCAGGGTACACCTGCGGCCCCGCCAAGATCGTCCCTTCCACCGTCTTCCTCACGCCCGACGGCCGGCGCAAGACACAAGCCCTCA TGACGTGGAACGTGACGTGCACCTACTCGCAGCACCTTGCGTCCAAGTACCCGTCCTGTtgcgtctccttctcctccttctaCAACGACACCATCGTGCCCTGCGCCAAATGCGCCTGCGGCTGCGAGCACAAGACCTGCGTCCAGTACGTCTCGATCGCCCATCGATCTCCAGCCCTGCGCGGCCGCAAGCAGCCGGTGACGGCCGCCTCGCCATCATCGGTTCTAGCTCTAACGACGTGCGTTGCGTGCGTGTGCATGGGCAGGGGCGACTCGAAGCGGCTGGCGGTGACGGGGaagcacgagcacgagcacgcGCACGCGGCGGCGGCCCGCGGGCACAGGGATAAGGAGGCGCCGCTGCTGCAGTGCACGACGCACATGTGCCCCGTTCGCGTGCACTGGCACGTCAAGCTCAACTACAAGGAGTACTGGCGCGCCAAGATCGCCATCACCAACTTCAACTACCACATGAACTACACGCAGTGGACGCTCGTCGCGCAGCACCCCAACCTCGACAACATCACCGAGGTCTTCAGCTTCGACTACAAGCCTGTCGTCGCCTACGGATCCATCA ATGACACGGCGATGTTCTACGGGCTCAAGTACTTCAACGACCACCTGATGCAGGCGGGGCCGTACGGGAACGTGCAGTCGGAGGTGCTGATGCGCAAGGACGCTAGCACCTTCACCTTCAGGCAGGGCTGGGCGTTCCCGCGCAAGGTCTACTTCAACGGCGACGAGTGCCAGATGCCGCCGCCGGACGCCTACCCCTACTTGCCCAACTCAGCCCTGCCGGCAGCCGCGGCGTCGTCGCTGGGCGCTGCGGTAGCGGCCGTCGTGGTGCTCTTGGTGATGATCGTGGCTTGA